A portion of the Psilocybe cubensis strain MGC-MH-2018 chromosome 10, whole genome shotgun sequence genome contains these proteins:
- a CDS encoding Cell division cycle protein cdt2: MWHPMSESLVYTGGRDGAISLWDLRMNPSVRLSSGSTGLRSVATIVHAHQVVGSSPEPTITGLVLQDTATYNVISSCSANGFLRLWDLRSTNTYLSCSSLDPTVYNHRQSRGIVSLVSGVKESDGTIFGLGTDARIYVYCVLDLNVYSSQNPCDSLWGSPSFYVKSSLSPCGRWLAYGGGPHNGDAFIFSVARDTRLDVGPIHAVRLRGGSSSSCGVDWSSDSLAVCAEAGRVRIWRSDPGKRRECEIQPDINKNKWSWATTISQKHGYYNRI, translated from the exons TATATCCCTTTGGGATTTACGGATGAATCCATCAGTTCGTTTATCTTCGGGGTCGACTGGTCTTAGGTCTGTCGCTACTATCGTTCATGCCCATCAGGTTGTAGGATCTTCTCCGGAACCCACCATTACGGGGCTCGTGTTGCAAGACACTGCCACTTATAATGTAATAAGTAGTTGTTCCGCGAATGG TTTTCTTCGATTATGGGATCTCAGATCGACTAATACCTACCTCTCGTGCTCTAGTTTGGACCCGACCGTCTACAACCATCGCCAGTCTAGGGGTATTGTGTCGCTGGTATCGGGGGTCAAGGAATCGGACGGTACTATATTCGGACTTGGCACCGATGCAAGGATATATGTGTATTGTGTGTTGGATCTAAACGTCTACAGTAGCCAAAACCCATGCGACAGTCTCTGGGGGAGTCCATCATTTTATGTGAAATCGTCACTCTCACCGTGTGGTCGATGGTTGGCATACGGAGGAGGGCCTCACAACGGGGATGCTTTCATTTTCAGTGTTGCACGCGACACTCGATTAGATGTCGGACCCATCCACGCTGTGAGGTTGAGGGGGGGTTCGTCTAGCTCGTGTGGAGTGGACTGGTCCAGCGATTCATTGGCTGTCTGTGCGGAAGCTGGAAGGGTCCGTATATGGCGGTCCGACCCCGGGAAGCGGAGAGAATGTGAGATACAACCTgatatcaacaaaaataaatgGAGTTGGGCTACGACTATTTCACAAAAACATGGTTATTATAATCGGATATAG